One part of the Vicia villosa cultivar HV-30 ecotype Madison, WI linkage group LG6, Vvil1.0, whole genome shotgun sequence genome encodes these proteins:
- the LOC131610040 gene encoding pleiotropic drug resistance protein 1-like isoform X1, whose translation MEESEQTSLKWAAIQSLPTVARLRRGLLTTPNGESNEIDVHNIGLQERTYLLQRLVTHDVDTDDSFLLKLMRDRYDRAGVGIPTIEVRFQDLNVQAQVQLGKRAFPTITNYMLDMLEAPLKYVLKRRKQDLNILQDVSGIIKHSRMTLLLGPPSSGKTTLLLALAGKLDPNLKFTGKVTYNGHEMNEFVPQRTAVYVDQNDVHFGELTVRETLAFSARVQGVGPRYDILEEVCRKEEEENIIPDPDIDVYMKTVATEDQRANVITDYILKILGLDNCGDSMLRGISKEQRKQVTIGEMLVGPIKAYFMDEISNGLDDSTTFQIVKSLKQFVCLLKRTAMISLQQPSLETYNLFDDIILLSDGHIVYHGPCEQVLDFFSSMGFLCPERKSVIDFLQEVTSVKDQEQYWVQNEKPYRFVTAEEFAEAFETSHNGRRLGNELATQFDKSKSHPGALTSNKYGIAKRELFKICLSREYLLIKRNSFYYILKLLQIALVAVITMTVFLPTQMHHDSVSDGGIYAGALFYGSLVILLNGFAELSMMVGRLPVFYKQRDLLFFPSWAYALPSWILKVPINFAEVGIWVFFTYSVIGDPNVIGRTFLLLVLASQMANVFCRLVAAIGREMSMAGTLGLFSLAMLVVVVSKDNIKKWWLCEFWISPTMYGQNALLSNEFHGKTWRHVLPNSTEPLGVQVLKSRGFFTQSYWYWIGFGALIGYTLLFIIGNILALTFLNPLKEHQVVKSIWSLSRTKQSVMDSEHNRKSVMILPFEPHCITFVDLTYSVNMPQSQEKINQGVTGDRLNLLKDVNGAFRPGVLTALMCVNGAGKTTLMDVLTGRKTKGYISGNITISGYPKKQDSFTRICGYCDQNDIHSPYVTVYESLLFSAWLRLSAEINDETRKMFIEEVMELVELTTLKDAIVGLPGANGLSTQQRKRLTIAVELLANPSIIFMDDPTSGLDATSVSIVMRVIRTLVDNRRTIVCAIHQPKVDIFEYFDELFLMKQGGQVIYAGPIGHHSSHLISYFEGIQGVSKIKDGCNSATWMLEVTSSVKEMELGIDFAEVYKNSELHRRNKALIAELSVPAPDSEDLLFPSKYSRPLFTQCKACLWKQHWSYWRNPRYNGLRFLFTVAASIFFGCMFYGIGSKIEKRQDLSNTIGSMLITVLLVGIKNANSVQGVVGIERRVFYKENSAGMYSSLAYSIAQALIEIPYVLIQTLIYGTIVYTMVGFEWSVTKFFWYIYFMFFTSLYFTYYGMMSLAITPNQNATTFLTRLSYVLWNLFSGFVVSPPKIPIWWRWFYWTNPIAWSLNGLVTSQFGDIKDHIEFNGTSVSVQDFLESYYGFKHDFLGVVAAVVVGFTLAFVLVFVMSIRMFNFPL comes from the exons ATGGAGGAGAGTGAGCAGACTAGTTTAAAGTGGGCTGCAATTCAGAGCCTTCCAACGGTTGCACGTTTGAGAAGAGGTTTACTGACTACTCCTAATGGAGAGTCCAATGAAATTGATGTACACAATATTGGATTGCAAGAAAGAACTTATTTGCTTCAAAGACTCGTCACTCACGATGTAGACACTGATGACAGTTTCTTGTTGAAGCTCATGAGAGATCGCTATGATAG AGCTGGAGTTGGTATTCCTACAATTGAAGTTCGATTTCAAGATTTGAATGTCCAAGCACAGGTTCAGTTAGGGAAGAGAGCTTTTCCTACAATCACTAACTACATGCTTGACATGCTAGAG GCACCGTTGAAATATGtattaaaaagaagaaaacaagacTTGAATATTCTACAGGATGTCAGTGGAATTATAAAGCATAGCAG GATGACCTTGCTTTTGGGTCCTCCAAGTTCTGGAAAGACAACGCTCCTCTTGGCCTTGGCTGGAAAACTTGATCCCAATTTAAAG TTTACTGGAAAGGTGACATACAACGGTCATGAGATGAATGAATTTGTACCCCAAAGAACTGCTGTTTATGTCGATCAAAATGATGTTCACTTTGGAGAATTGACTGTTAGAGAAACCTTGGCCTTCTCAGCAAGAGTTCAAGGAGTTGGACCCAGATATG ATATTCTAGAAGAAGTGTGTAGAAAAGAGGAAGAGGAAAACATAATTCCTGATCCAGATATCGATGTCTATATGAAG ACTGTTGCAACTGAGGACCAGAGAGCAAATGTTATAACAGATTATATTTTAAAG ATTTTGGGACTCGATAACTGTGGAGATTCAATGTTAAGAGGTATCTCTAAAGAACAAAGGAAACAAGTTACAATTG GAGAGATGCTGGTAGGACCAATTAAAGCTTATTTCATGGATGAAATATCGAATGGTTTGGATGACTCAACAACCTTTCAAATTGTGAAATCACTGAAACAATTTGTTTGCCTTCTCAAAAGAACTGCTATGATCTCACTACAACAGCCATCACTAGAGACATATAATCTTTTTGATGACATTATTTTACTCTCTGATGGACACATTGTGTACCACGGTCCTTGTGAACAAGtgcttgattttttttcttcaatgggTTTTCTATGTCCTGAGAGGAAATCTGTTATAGACTTTTTACAAGAA GTGACATCAGTGAAAGATCAGGAACAATATTGGGTACAAAATGAAAAGCCTTATAGATTTGTGACGGCTGAAGAGTTTGCAGAGGCATTTGAAACATCTCATAATGGGAGAAGGCTTGGTAATGAACTTGCTACTCAATTTGACAAGTCAAAAAGCCATCCAGGTGCTTTAACATCCAACAAGTATGGAATTGCAAAGAGGGAGTTGTTCAAAATTTGCTTATCAAGAGAGTATTTACTCATAAAGCGCAATTCATTTTACTATATCTTGAAACTTTTACAA ATTGCTTTGGTTGCTGTCATCACCATGACCGTTTTCCTACCGACTCAAATGCACCATGATTCAGTGTCCGATGGAGGCATATATGCTGGCGCATTGTTCTATGGGAGTTTGGTAATTCTGTTGAATGGATTTGCTGAACTTTCTATGATGGTTGGGAGACTTCCTGTGTTTTACAAGCAAAGAGACTTACTCTTTTTCCCTTCATGGGCATATGCTCTTCCTTCGTGGATCCTAAAAGTTCCCATAAATTTTGCAGAAGTGGGTATTTGGGTATTCTTCACCTATTCTGTCATTGGTGATCCAAATGTTATTGGAAG GACATTCCTTCTTCTAGTTCTTGCCAGCCAAATGGCTAATGTATTTTGCCGATTAGTTGCTGCAATCGGTAGAGAAATGTCAATGGCCGGCACACTTGGGTTGTTTTCATTGGCAATGCTTGTTGTTGTGGTGTCAAAAG ACAATATAAAAAAGTGGTGGTTATGCGAATTCTGGATATCTCCTACGATGTATGGACAGAATGCCTTGTTGAGTAACGAGTTTCATGGGAAAACATGGAGACAT GTTCTACCTAACTCAACGGAACCTCTAGGAGTTCAAGTTTTGAAATCTCGTGGGTTCTTTACCCAGTCCTACTGGTATTGGATTGGTTTTGGTGCATTGATTGGATACACATTACTATTCATCATTGGTAACATTCTTGCTCTCACTTTCTTAAACC CACTTAAAGAACATCAGGTTGTTAAATCAATTTGGTCGTTGTCTAGGACGAAACAATCTGTAATGGACAGTGAACATAACAGGAAGAGTGTAATGATTCTTCCTTTTGAACCACACTGTATCACCTTTGTCGACTTGACATATTCAGTCAATATGCCACAG TCGCAGGAAAAGATCAATCAAGGAGTTACTGGGGATAGGTTGAACCTTTTGAAGGACGTCAATGGAGCTTTCAGACCGGGTGTTCTCACAGCACTAATGTGTGTCAATGGTGCTGGCAAAACAACTCTAATGGATGTACTGACTGGAAGAAAGACCAAAGGATATATTAGTGGGAACATCACAATTTCTGGCTATCCGAAGAAGCAGGACAGCTTTACTAGAATTTGTGGATATTGTGATCAAAATGATATCCACTCTCCTTATGTTACCGTTTATGAATCACTGCTCTTTTCAGCTTGGCTCAGATTGTCTGCAGAAATCAACGACGAAACCAGGAAG ATGTTTATTGAGGAAGTTATGGAGCTTGTGGAACTTACCACACTGAAGGATGCAATTGTTGGATTGCCTGGTGCTAATGGTCTCTCGACACAACAGCGCAAAAGGTTGACTATCGCAGTTGAGTTACTGGCTAATCCTTCTATAATATTCATGGACGATCCAACTTCTGGACTAGATGCAACATCTGTCTCTATCGTTATGAGAGTAATTAGGACTTTAGTGGACAATAGAAGAACAATTGTCTGTGCCATTCATCAACCCAAAGTTGatatatttgaatattttgatgAG TTGTTCTTGATGAAGCAAGGAGGGCAAGTGATATATGCGGGGCCAATTGGACATCATTCTTCCCATTTAATAAGTTACTTCGAG GGGATTCAAGGTGTCAGTAAGATTAAAGATGGTTGTAACTCAGCAACTTGGATGCTGGAAGTCACTTCTTCAGTAAAAGAAATGGAATTGGGGATTGATTTTGCTGAGGTGTACAAAAACTCTGAATTACACAG GAGAAACAAAGCTCTTATAGCAGAACTGAGCGTTCCGGCTCCTGATTCGGAGGATCTTCTCTTTCCTTCAAAGTACTCAAGACCCCTTTTCACGCAATGCAAGGCTTGCTTATGGAAACAACATTGGTCTTACTGGCGGAATCCGCGATACAATGGATTAAGGTTTCTCTTCACAGTTGCTGCCTCCATCTTTTTCGGGTGCATGTTTTATGGCATTGGTTCCAAAAT TGAAAAGCGACAAGATCTCTCGAACACCATAGGCTCAATGTTGATAACTGTTCTACTTGTTGGCATTAAGAATGCTAATTCCGTGCAAGGAGTAGTGGGTATTGAGAGAAGAGTCTTCTATAAGGAAAATTCTGCAGGAATGTATTCTTCGCTTGCCTATTCTATTGCTCAG GCCCTAATTGAAATCCCTTATGTTCTAATACAAACGTTGATATATGGAACCATAGTTTATACAATGGTTGGATTCGAGTGGAGTGTGACTAAATTTTTTTGGtacatatattttatgttcttCACCTCTCTATACTTTACCTACTACGGCATGATGTCACTAGCCATAACACCAAACCAAAACGCAACCACTTTCCTTACTCGTCTTTCCTATGTATTATGGAACCTTTTCTCAGGATTCGTAGTCTCACCACCA AAAATTCCAATATGGTGGAGATGGTTTTATTGGACGAATCCAATAGCATGGAGTTTGAATGGATTGGTGACTTCACAATTTGGAGATATAAAAGATCATATTGAGTTCAACGGAACAAGTGTTTCAGTACAAGACTTTTTGGAAAGTTACTATGGTTTCAAGCATGATTTTTTGGGAGTAGTTGCAGCTGTAGTAGTTGGATTCACATTGGCTTTTGTGTTGGTTTTTGTCATGTCTATCAGGATGTTTAATTTCCCGTTGTGA